From Kangiella sp. TOML190, one genomic window encodes:
- a CDS encoding carbohydrate binding family 9 domain-containing protein produces the protein MGKIALITIVSSLGLLALSTATAKQDPLKIPKVDAQIEVDGELNEAFWQQATQVNLGVETRPGENVEAKVKTTAYIAENGTSLLIALVADDPDPSQILASLKDRDTIWADDSAGFKVDTFNDERKAYIFFVNPLGIQMDSIEDDVTGNLDSSWDAIWYSEGKITDTGYQVEIEIPFKVLRFPNTSGEKTWGIDFVRFYPRDYQYRLAFNQVARDQSCSVCQISKISGFESIESGQNLEVTPYISAQRIDDRNPPSQSEWQNGDFDFDGGLDVRWGVTDNSVLNATINPDFSQVESDAVQLDVNRTFALFFEEKRPFFLEGADYFNTSFLNLLHTRNIADPDFGLKYTGKSGKHSYGVLAARDNSTSFLQPAAQSSGLATFDDLESDAFAARYSYDMGDKSQIGAMLTYRSGDDYENTMVSLDGKYYFTDEDVLRYQAVYSDSEDPESLRNETDYQDYNSGSGYALAYNHNGRNWNWRASRVDFEEGFRADLGFINQVGFSRDLVGLGYTWQGEEGDTFDRIALGGDVDRTEDFTGQKLEEEAEFWLNVNGPYQSWFGFGAGVRDVWRQDERIPLAVDMPRICVAGCWFDQDFYWIEGNFRPITSLQIGSYYNGGDALDFEETRAATRKNYGLWFNWQATRHWYLSTNLRKSQLDIDEGSLFDANILNLNSTYQFDKKQYIRLTVRYRDIDFNPSLYEEPKDSNRKSMARQLLYAYKVNPRTVFFLGYSDGGFEDDSVDDFEKTSRSVFSKFSYAFQL, from the coding sequence ATGGGCAAGATAGCTTTAATCACTATAGTAAGTTCTTTAGGATTATTGGCACTTTCGACCGCAACTGCTAAACAGGATCCGTTGAAGATACCAAAAGTAGATGCTCAAATTGAAGTCGATGGTGAGCTAAATGAAGCCTTTTGGCAGCAAGCGACTCAAGTTAATTTAGGTGTCGAAACTCGCCCTGGTGAAAATGTCGAGGCTAAAGTCAAAACCACTGCCTATATAGCCGAAAACGGTACATCTCTTTTAATAGCACTAGTTGCCGATGATCCAGATCCCAGTCAAATCCTAGCGTCATTAAAAGATCGTGACACCATTTGGGCTGATGACTCAGCTGGCTTTAAAGTCGATACTTTTAATGATGAGCGAAAAGCCTATATTTTCTTCGTTAATCCTCTTGGGATTCAGATGGATTCTATAGAGGACGATGTTACTGGTAATCTAGACAGTTCTTGGGACGCTATCTGGTATAGCGAAGGCAAAATTACCGACACAGGCTATCAAGTTGAAATCGAAATTCCTTTTAAAGTTTTACGCTTTCCCAACACCAGCGGTGAGAAAACTTGGGGTATCGACTTTGTGCGGTTTTACCCGCGCGATTACCAGTATCGCTTAGCATTCAATCAAGTCGCTCGTGATCAAAGTTGCTCAGTATGCCAAATTAGTAAAATTAGCGGTTTTGAATCTATCGAAAGTGGCCAGAATTTAGAGGTCACGCCTTATATTTCAGCGCAGCGCATTGATGATCGGAACCCGCCTAGCCAAAGCGAATGGCAAAATGGTGATTTTGATTTTGATGGTGGTTTGGATGTGCGCTGGGGAGTAACCGACAACTCAGTATTGAATGCAACCATTAACCCCGATTTTTCACAAGTGGAATCGGATGCGGTGCAATTGGATGTGAATAGAACTTTTGCATTATTTTTCGAGGAAAAACGTCCGTTCTTTCTGGAAGGTGCGGATTACTTTAATACCAGTTTTCTAAATTTGCTGCATACTCGAAATATTGCTGATCCTGACTTTGGGCTCAAATATACGGGCAAAAGCGGTAAGCACTCGTATGGAGTTTTAGCTGCACGCGACAATAGCACTAGTTTTTTACAACCCGCGGCTCAGTCTTCAGGTTTAGCGACTTTTGATGATCTAGAGTCGGATGCTTTTGCTGCTCGTTACAGTTACGACATGGGCGATAAATCACAAATTGGCGCTATGCTGACTTATCGCTCTGGCGATGACTATGAAAATACTATGGTCAGTCTTGATGGTAAATATTATTTTACTGATGAAGATGTTTTGCGTTATCAAGCGGTCTATTCTGACTCGGAAGATCCTGAAAGTTTGCGTAATGAAACCGACTACCAAGACTACAATTCTGGCAGCGGTTATGCACTGGCCTATAATCATAATGGCCGTAATTGGAACTGGCGCGCTTCACGAGTAGATTTTGAAGAAGGTTTTCGCGCAGATCTAGGTTTTATCAATCAGGTGGGTTTTAGCCGCGATCTGGTTGGCCTTGGCTACACTTGGCAGGGAGAAGAGGGCGATACTTTTGATCGGATCGCTTTAGGCGGGGATGTGGATCGAACCGAAGACTTTACTGGACAAAAATTAGAAGAAGAAGCTGAGTTTTGGCTTAATGTGAATGGTCCTTATCAATCATGGTTTGGTTTTGGCGCTGGCGTTCGCGACGTTTGGCGCCAAGATGAGCGCATTCCTTTAGCGGTCGATATGCCTAGGATTTGCGTCGCTGGCTGTTGGTTTGATCAAGATTTCTATTGGATTGAAGGCAACTTTCGCCCCATAACCAGTTTGCAAATTGGTAGTTATTATAATGGCGGCGATGCTTTAGATTTTGAAGAAACTCGCGCTGCTACTCGTAAAAACTATGGTCTTTGGTTTAACTGGCAGGCGACACGTCATTGGTATTTGTCCACTAATTTAAGGAAATCCCAATTGGATATTGATGAGGGAAGTTTGTTCGACGCCAATATTCTAAACCTAAACTCTACTTACCAGTTCGATAAAAAGCAGTATATTCGACTGACCGTACGCTACCGCGACATTGATTTTAACCCCTCTTTATATGAAGAACCTAAAGACTCCAATAGGAAGAGTATGGCTAGGCAGCTACTTTATGCCTATAAAGTGAATCCAAGAACCGTATTTTTTCTCGGCTATTCCGATGGTGGCTTTGAAGATGATTCGGTAGACGATTTTGAGAAAACTAGCCGTTCGGTTTTCAGTAAATTTAGCTACGCATTCCAACTTTAA